In a single window of the Syntrophus gentianae genome:
- the rnc gene encoding ribonuclease III has product MTEERLLALKELESSLSHSFGDISRLDQALVHRSYVNENPGFSSGDNERMEFLGDAVLELCITDLLMKTFPDYTEGQLSKLRASVVNEQPLAELARELDVGRFLLLGKGEESSGGRSKASILANTFEAIIAAVYLDGGFDRAYEVVRRLFSSLIEEGSRNLTYRDYKTTLQELSQNRFREIPRYSLIGEYGPDHDKIFESRLAIPGVLEATGKGKSKKEAEQNAARSALDTLLQKPDEKG; this is encoded by the coding sequence ATGACCGAAGAACGGCTCCTGGCATTGAAGGAACTCGAATCGTCTCTGTCACACTCTTTCGGAGACATTTCCCGACTGGACCAGGCCTTGGTCCATCGCTCCTATGTCAACGAAAATCCGGGATTCTCCTCGGGAGACAACGAAAGAATGGAATTTCTGGGAGATGCCGTTCTCGAACTCTGCATCACCGACCTGTTGATGAAAACTTTCCCGGACTATACGGAGGGGCAGCTCTCCAAGCTCCGGGCCTCCGTCGTGAACGAACAGCCCCTGGCCGAACTGGCCAGGGAACTCGACGTCGGCCGCTTCCTGCTCCTGGGAAAAGGGGAGGAAAGTTCCGGGGGCCGCTCTAAAGCCTCCATCCTGGCCAATACCTTTGAAGCCATTATTGCCGCAGTTTATCTGGATGGAGGGTTTGACCGGGCCTACGAAGTGGTCCGCCGGCTTTTTTCCTCCCTCATTGAAGAAGGAAGCCGCAATCTGACTTACCGGGATTACAAGACAACCCTTCAGGAACTCAGCCAGAACCGGTTTCGAGAGATTCCCCGCTATTCGCTCATCGGGGAATATGGCCCCGACCACGACAAGATCTTCGAGAGCCGCCTGGCAATCCCCGGAGTTCTTGAAGCAACGGGGAAAGGGAAAAGCAAGAAGGAGGCGGAACAGAACGCCGCCCGTTCCGCCCTGGACACCCTGTTACAGAAGCCAGATGAAAAGGGCTGA
- the mtaB gene encoding tRNA (N(6)-L-threonylcarbamoyladenosine(37)-C(2))-methylthiotransferase MtaB produces the protein MKAESPSVKVAIVTLGCKVNQYESAGLGEALARQGHTLVPFAEKADCYIVNTCTVTARTNYQSRQVIRQAIRRNPEAVVVVTGCYAQTAPAEIAEIPGVSLIAGQGEKDSIPDLLTGLLKNRPEVRVGDISETRRFSSLPVARFRDHTRAFLKIQDGCNAWCSYCIVPSARGRSRSLAEDQVLDQLRRLGQGGYREAVLTGIHLGAYGQDLSPKSTLFDLLQKVEKERPVERLRLSSIEPTEISDDLISLLRQSTLLCPHLHIPLQSGDNAILSDMRRHYSARFFKALLIDLVEAIPDLAIGIDVIAGFPGENEAAFENTVSLIESMPVAYLHVFPYSARPGTPAAAMADQVPPDEKKKRAETLRNLGARKREAFARRFQGRTLRVLVEERIDRTSGLRKGFSDNYLPVYLINSKAAQVNSLVTVRLEGFEGTRNLGRIVAP, from the coding sequence TTGAAAGCGGAATCCCCGTCGGTCAAGGTGGCGATCGTCACCCTTGGCTGCAAGGTCAACCAGTACGAATCGGCAGGGCTCGGTGAAGCCCTGGCGCGGCAGGGTCATACCCTCGTGCCCTTTGCCGAAAAGGCGGATTGCTACATTGTCAACACCTGCACGGTGACGGCCCGGACCAACTATCAATCCCGGCAGGTCATCCGGCAGGCGATCCGCAGAAATCCCGAGGCCGTCGTCGTGGTCACCGGCTGTTACGCCCAGACCGCCCCGGCCGAAATCGCCGAGATCCCCGGTGTCTCCCTGATTGCCGGACAGGGAGAGAAGGATTCGATCCCCGATCTTCTCACCGGTCTGCTGAAAAACCGTCCGGAAGTCCGGGTCGGGGATATTTCCGAGACCCGCCGCTTTTCATCCCTGCCGGTGGCCCGCTTCCGGGATCATACCCGGGCCTTCCTCAAGATTCAGGACGGCTGCAACGCCTGGTGCAGCTACTGCATCGTCCCCTCCGCCCGGGGAAGAAGCCGGAGCCTCGCGGAGGACCAGGTTCTGGACCAGCTCCGACGCCTGGGCCAAGGGGGATACAGAGAAGCAGTCCTGACGGGGATTCACCTCGGCGCTTACGGACAGGATCTCTCGCCCAAGTCCACCCTCTTCGATCTTCTCCAGAAAGTGGAAAAGGAAAGGCCCGTGGAGCGGCTCCGCCTGAGTTCCATCGAGCCCACCGAGATTTCGGACGATTTGATTTCGCTGCTGCGGCAGTCCACCCTGCTCTGCCCCCATCTGCATATCCCCCTTCAAAGCGGCGACAATGCCATTCTCTCCGACATGAGGCGGCATTATTCGGCACGTTTTTTCAAGGCCCTGCTGATCGATCTCGTCGAGGCGATCCCCGATCTGGCCATCGGCATTGATGTCATTGCCGGTTTTCCCGGCGAAAATGAGGCCGCCTTCGAGAACACGGTCTCGCTGATCGAGTCCATGCCCGTCGCTTACCTTCATGTCTTCCCCTATTCGGCGCGGCCCGGCACCCCCGCGGCGGCCATGGCCGATCAGGTCCCCCCGGACGAGAAGAAAAAACGTGCCGAGACCCTGCGCAACCTCGGAGCCCGCAAACGGGAAGCCTTCGCCCGGCGTTTTCAGGGGCGCACCCTCCGGGTCCTCGTGGAGGAGCGGATTGACCGCACGAGCGGCCTGAGGAAGGGATTCTCCGACAACTATCTCCCCGTCTACCTGATCAACAGCAAGGCCGCGCAGGTCAACTCCCTGGTCACGGTCCGCCTTGAAGGCTTTGAAGGCACAAGAAATCTGGGAAGGATCGTAGCACCATGA
- a CDS encoding 4Fe-4S binding protein, protein MYSKKVIIHYSAGIVEQPIIYQLVKKYDLIFNILKARIFPRREGVIVLELSGEKENFDQGVHFLREMGLRVEPLSKSVSHNTEKCVHCGACTSFCPTSALSMDPQTMKVSFDPEVCNGCGLCVTACPARAMEINLGF, encoded by the coding sequence ATGTATTCCAAAAAGGTCATCATCCACTATTCCGCCGGCATTGTCGAACAGCCGATCATCTATCAACTGGTCAAAAAGTACGACCTTATCTTCAATATCCTCAAGGCCAGGATCTTCCCCCGGCGCGAAGGCGTCATCGTTCTGGAACTAAGCGGCGAAAAGGAGAACTTTGACCAGGGAGTGCACTTTCTGCGGGAAATGGGTCTCCGAGTCGAGCCTCTGTCCAAAAGCGTCAGCCACAACACGGAAAAATGCGTGCACTGCGGCGCCTGCACCTCATTCTGCCCCACCAGTGCCCTTTCCATGGACCCGCAGACCATGAAGGTATCCTTCGATCCGGAAGTCTGCAACGGCTGCGGCCTTTGTGTCACCGCCTGCCCGGCGAGGGCCATGGAGATCAACCTGGGCTTCTAA
- a CDS encoding alpha/beta fold hydrolase encodes MTRIFIHGLESSSQGDKGRYFREHYPDMLITDYFGTLSKRMQTLREQLEGKTELILVGSSFGGLMAAIFACEEEERVRKLILLAPALSLGAFDPYLARRLSIPTAVFHGSEDDVVPPEPVKEIAEKLFLNLSYHRVSDDHSLHGTFSTMDWDSLLEI; translated from the coding sequence ATGACGCGCATTTTTATCCACGGCCTGGAAAGCAGCAGCCAGGGCGACAAAGGCCGCTATTTCCGGGAACATTACCCCGACATGCTCATTACGGATTATTTCGGGACCCTTTCAAAAAGGATGCAGACCCTGAGGGAGCAGCTGGAAGGCAAAACGGAGCTGATCCTGGTGGGATCGAGTTTCGGGGGACTGATGGCCGCGATCTTCGCCTGCGAAGAGGAAGAGCGGGTTCGAAAGCTCATCCTGCTGGCGCCGGCACTGAGCCTCGGCGCATTTGACCCCTATCTTGCCCGGCGCCTCTCCATCCCGACGGCCGTCTTTCACGGCAGCGAGGACGACGTCGTCCCTCCCGAGCCCGTGAAGGAAATCGCCGAAAAGCTCTTCCTCAACCTGAGCTACCACCGGGTCTCCGATGATCATTCCCTGCATGGGACCTTCTCCACAATGGATTGGGATTCCCTCCTCGAGATTTAA
- a CDS encoding alpha-amylase family glycosyl hydrolase: MILNKEQSWFNNAIMYHILIDRFSGFTPDGALRWDTPDSVGGNINGITAKLDYLSALGVNTLWLSPFYQNAGNKDAYHGYHITDYFSVDSRFGTNDDLGILINECHKRGMRVVGDFVPNHCHENHEFFQSAKHDKNSPYRRWFVFHEGKTREEDTYEQYLNCGFLPKFNFGNPETRNYMIQVALFWLDLGFDGFRIDHAIGVSHSFLKELSGVLKEKKSHCVLFGEALLDTQTFRNYYDTIQIKKKWLRKFFGVNQSALQLDYAGTLNGVLDFEFQSQMVQYVTGKISKQVLEKQLQRHLDKCPKDYSLVLFLDSHDSNRLICENRENLEQKKEILKYTAEVMLEYGQKYKLPVSFYYGFEIMLNQVVPKPSEGYPYADLLARRAMDWTRNKDQEDFLCSISGLIKRKRTEERHE; this comes from the coding sequence TTGATACTTAATAAAGAGCAGAGCTGGTTTAACAATGCGATTATGTATCACATCCTTATTGACCGATTTTCAGGGTTTACGCCTGACGGAGCCTTGAGGTGGGATACACCGGACTCGGTCGGGGGAAATATTAACGGAATTACGGCAAAGCTTGATTATCTATCCGCATTAGGGGTCAACACATTATGGCTATCCCCCTTTTACCAGAATGCGGGGAACAAGGATGCATACCATGGATATCACATAACGGACTACTTTTCCGTGGACAGCCGATTTGGAACCAACGATGATCTGGGCATCCTTATCAATGAATGCCACAAGCGGGGCATGAGAGTTGTTGGAGATTTTGTTCCGAATCATTGCCATGAGAATCACGAGTTCTTTCAAAGTGCGAAGCATGACAAAAACAGTCCCTATCGCCGTTGGTTTGTCTTTCATGAGGGAAAAACGAGAGAAGAGGATACCTATGAACAATACCTCAATTGCGGTTTCTTGCCAAAATTCAACTTCGGGAATCCGGAAACACGGAATTACATGATTCAAGTTGCCCTTTTCTGGCTTGACCTGGGTTTCGATGGGTTCCGTATCGATCACGCGATAGGCGTCAGTCACAGCTTCTTGAAAGAGCTCTCAGGCGTGTTGAAAGAAAAAAAAAGCCATTGCGTATTGTTTGGAGAAGCGCTTCTTGATACCCAGACTTTCAGAAATTATTATGACACGATCCAAATCAAAAAAAAGTGGCTGAGGAAGTTTTTCGGAGTCAACCAGAGTGCCCTGCAGCTTGATTACGCCGGCACTTTGAACGGCGTCCTTGATTTTGAATTTCAATCTCAGATGGTCCAGTATGTCACCGGAAAGATCTCCAAGCAGGTTCTTGAAAAACAGCTGCAAAGACATCTTGACAAGTGCCCGAAGGATTATTCGTTGGTTCTTTTCCTTGACAGTCACGATTCTAATCGATTGATCTGCGAGAACCGTGAAAACCTTGAACAAAAAAAAGAGATTTTAAAATATACCGCAGAAGTGATGCTTGAATATGGTCAAAAATATAAACTGCCCGTCTCATTTTATTACGGGTTTGAGATCATGTTGAATCAAGTTGTGCCAAAACCATCGGAGGGCTATCCTTACGCGGATCTGCTCGCAAGAAGGGCAATGGATTGGACAAGGAATAAGGACCAGGAAGATTTTCTCTGTTCAATCTCCGGACTTATTAAGCGAAAAAGAACGGAGGAACGTCATGAATGA
- a CDS encoding Ldh family oxidoreductase, which produces MTRYVNDLKLSQFVQNVFLSFGIRREDALICADNLVLADLRGIPSHGVARLRRYVDGMANGTILPLNQPEVVREAPSTATIDGRAGLGQLVGHFSTRKAIEKAQKTGVGIVVARNSNHYGIAGYYTQMMLDAGLLGLSMTNTAPLVVPTFGRKMIIGTNPISLTAPTKRNRPFFLDMATSVVPRGKLEVYDRLDKDMPQGWAVDSKGLMTTDATEVLKNMIARLGGGILPLGGEGELYGGYKGYGIALLVDILCGVLSGGAYADMVDVRGPGGKGQPALVAHFFMALNIENFVEMDIFQEKMDDLIDRLKESEKAEGQQRIYVHGEKEYELYEKHKSSGVPLEEPVYNSLKAIAGERGVAFELE; this is translated from the coding sequence ATGACCCGATATGTCAACGATTTGAAATTATCCCAATTCGTACAGAATGTTTTCTTGAGTTTCGGCATTCGCCGGGAAGACGCCCTCATCTGCGCTGATAATCTGGTGCTCGCCGATCTGCGCGGCATTCCCTCCCATGGCGTGGCGCGTTTACGCCGTTACGTCGACGGCATGGCGAACGGCACCATCCTGCCTCTCAATCAACCCGAGGTTGTGCGCGAAGCCCCCTCCACCGCCACAATCGACGGCCGGGCAGGACTGGGACAGCTCGTGGGGCATTTCTCGACAAGGAAGGCGATCGAGAAGGCACAAAAAACCGGGGTCGGCATCGTTGTGGCGCGCAATTCGAATCACTACGGCATCGCGGGCTATTATACGCAGATGATGCTGGACGCGGGGCTCCTGGGACTCTCCATGACCAACACGGCGCCCCTGGTGGTGCCGACCTTCGGAAGAAAGATGATCATCGGCACCAACCCCATCAGCCTGACCGCCCCGACAAAGCGGAATCGTCCCTTTTTTCTGGACATGGCCACCTCGGTGGTCCCCCGCGGCAAGCTGGAGGTCTACGACCGGCTGGATAAGGACATGCCCCAGGGGTGGGCGGTGGATTCCAAGGGCCTGATGACGACGGATGCGACAGAGGTCTTGAAAAACATGATCGCCCGTCTCGGCGGCGGCATCCTCCCCCTGGGCGGCGAAGGGGAACTCTACGGAGGGTACAAAGGATACGGCATCGCCCTCCTGGTGGACATCCTCTGCGGCGTCCTGTCGGGAGGCGCCTATGCCGACATGGTCGACGTCAGAGGCCCCGGCGGCAAAGGCCAGCCGGCGCTGGTCGCACACTTTTTCATGGCCCTCAACATCGAAAATTTCGTGGAGATGGACATCTTTCAGGAAAAGATGGACGATCTCATCGACCGCCTCAAAGAATCTGAAAAAGCCGAGGGGCAGCAACGGATCTATGTCCACGGCGAGAAAGAATACGAACTCTATGAAAAGCACAAATCGTCGGGCGTCCCTCTGGAAGAACCCGTGTACAACAGCCTGAAGGCCATTGCGGGGGAGCGCGGCGTGGCCTTTGAGCTTGAATGA
- the thiE gene encoding thiamine phosphate synthase, which yields MSTVNTRSLKDRSLYLVLTEEYGNGRSLREIAAEAVAGGIDLLQMREKSKSREELLRLGGDLAALCRRNGVTFIVNDDPLLAAELDADGVHLGQEDLQRCPVDRAREILGRDRIIGISTHSVEQFRRASGLDADYLAFGPIFPTRTKDYSIGTAEIREVLRLATKPVVFIGGVNPANFEILRKEGVTFVALIRDIMQAQDIAARAGWYKEQLKKAGGTRR from the coding sequence ATGTCCACAGTCAATACGCGCTCTCTGAAGGATCGCAGTCTATATCTCGTGCTGACGGAGGAATACGGCAACGGAAGGTCCCTGAGAGAAATCGCCGCAGAGGCGGTTGCCGGGGGAATCGATCTCCTCCAGATGCGGGAGAAATCCAAATCGCGGGAGGAGCTTCTCCGGCTGGGGGGTGACCTGGCCGCCCTCTGCCGCAGGAACGGGGTGACTTTCATCGTCAATGACGATCCCCTCCTTGCTGCGGAGCTGGATGCCGATGGGGTCCATCTGGGGCAGGAGGACCTTCAGCGCTGTCCGGTCGATAGGGCGAGGGAGATTCTGGGGCGGGACCGCATTATCGGCATCTCGACGCATTCTGTGGAACAGTTTCGCCGGGCCAGCGGCCTGGATGCCGATTACCTTGCCTTCGGACCCATCTTTCCGACCCGGACCAAGGACTATTCCATCGGGACGGCGGAGATCCGGGAAGTCCTGCGCCTGGCCACGAAACCCGTCGTCTTTATTGGAGGGGTCAATCCGGCCAATTTCGAGATCCTGCGAAAGGAGGGGGTCACCTTCGTGGCGCTGATCCGCGACATCATGCAGGCGCAGGACATTGCCGCCCGGGCGGGCTGGTACAAGGAGCAATTGAAAAAGGCAGGAGGAACGCGCAGATGA
- the thiS gene encoding sulfur carrier protein ThiS, with product MRVRINGREENLPDGLVSLQELVENRGLVPERVVVEVNLQVISREDWPTVRLQEEDSIEIVSFVGGG from the coding sequence ATGAGGGTGAGGATCAACGGCAGGGAGGAAAACCTGCCGGACGGGCTTGTGAGCCTGCAGGAACTCGTGGAAAACCGGGGGCTGGTCCCGGAGCGGGTCGTCGTCGAGGTGAACCTCCAGGTCATTTCCCGCGAGGACTGGCCGACGGTGCGCCTCCAGGAGGAAGATTCGATTGAAATCGTCAGTTTTGTCGGAGGGGGATAA